Below is a window of Bifidobacterium asteroides DNA.
CCCTTGGCCTGGGGAGGAGGCCTGGGCGGGGCCGATCTGATTCACGTCAGCCTGCCCGGTCAGTTGACCTGGAAGTCTGATCTGATTGGCCAGCAGATGGCCCGCTTGGGCGGTGTGGACGCCCAGGTGTCAGTGGTCCGGGTTCCGGGCGATAAAGAGCTCGGCGGTCTGCACTGGAGGACCCGGATCGAGCTGGTGGCCGACGACCAGGGCCGACCCTCCATGCGTCGGCGGGGATCGCATGACCGTCTGCCGATTCAGACCATGCCCCTGGCCACCCAGGAACTGCTGGATGTGGCTGACGAACTGGGCATCTGGGAAGGCGACCTGCCGGCGGGAGCCCGCATACGCCTGGCTGTGCCCCAGCCGCGCGACGGGGGACCGGTCGGCGACAACTACGCCCTGCTGGTGGATGGCCGCCTGTACGAGGGGAGCCGCCTGCTGACAGAGCGGCTGGAGGCCGGAGCAGGACCTGAGTACCAGGTCCGGGCTGACGGATTCTGGCAAGTCCACCGCCAGGCACCGGTCGTGCTGACCAAGGCGGTCATGGACCAGGCCAGGCAGGCCCTGGATGGGGTAGCCGAACCGGTCATCTGGGATCTTTACTGCGGATCAGGGCTCTTCACCCTGCCCCTGGCCGCTCTGGCCGACGGACGGGCCCGGCTTCTGGCCGTGGAAGGTTCCGCCGGAGCTATTGCCTGTGCGAAAAACAACGTAAAGCGGGCCGGATTGAACCGAGTGGTCCTGCGTCGTGGGGACGTGGCCAGGGTCCTGGCTGGCGGTCCGCCCAAGGGGCTGGGGCATCCCGACCTGATCCTGCTGGATCCGCCCAGGGCCGGCGCCAAGGCTCAAGTCTGCCAACTGCTGGCTGCCAGCGGGGCTGGGACCATTATCTATGTGGCCTGCGATCCGACCAGCCTGGCCAGGGATACGGCCACCCTGATCTCCCTGGGTTACAGCCCTGAGCATCTTGAGGCCTTTGACATCTACCCGATGACCCACCATGTGGAGACCATGGCGATCTTCACCCGCACGGCGGGAAGGCGGCGCTGACATGAGCCGCGCCGGGCATGTCTCGACAGTGTTCAGGCGGCTGGCGGGTCTGCTGCTGGCGGTCGCTCTGCTGGCAGGCTTGCCAATGCTGACCGGCTGCGCCCCCAAGGACAGGGCCGTGGGCGACTCCTGGCACGCGGGTACCGTGCCTCATGACGGCGTGGATCGCTCCGACACGCTAGTGGCTTTGATTGGCTGCCCGCCGACGGGCGACAAGGACTCGGATGCCGGTCTTGACGGCCGCATCCTGGCATCGTTGAAGGCGGAACGGATGAAGGGCTATTTCTCCTCGGCGCAGTCCACCGGCGATCAGCAGGATGGGGTGCAAGATGCCGTCAACCGTGGTGTCAGTCTGATTCTGATCCGCCAGCCTGGAGCCGGCGACTGGACTCCTGCCCTAAAGGCGGCCCGGAAGGCCGGCATCCCTGTGATAGAGTTCGCTCAAAGCGCCAAGGCTTGGAATCCTGACCCAGGTAGGCTCTACTATGCGGCTACGGTCCACCCGGTGGATCCTGCCGGGCATCCGCACGCGCCTCTGCTTGCCGACGCCCTGCAGACCATTGTGGACGACGGACCGCATGCGAGGATCATGGCCGTGCGCCTGAGCGCCGACCGAGAGGGGGCCGAGGATGAGCACAGGCAGTGAGCAAGTGCCGACAGCGGGCACAGGCTTTCCGGACACCGACCGGCCGGGGCTGAGCTCCCAGGAGGTGGAGCAGCTGAAGGCCCAGGGCCTGGTCAACGTCTCCCAGAACCAAACCTCCCGCAGCCTGGGCCAGATCATCCGAGACAACGTCTTCACCCTCTTCAACGGGATCATCCTGACCGCCATGGTGGTGGTTTTGCTGACAGGCCAGTGGAGGGATGCGGTCTTCGGCCTGATCATCATCATCAACACCGGTATCGGCGTGGCCACCGAACTCAAGGCCAAGCACACCCTGGACGGGCTGTCCATCCTGGTGGCCTCCGACTATACGGTACGCAGGGATGGGTGCAACCTGACCGTGCCCCACGATGCCATCGTCAAGGGGGACCTGCTTTGGATCCGCTCTGGGGATCAGGTGCCAGCCGACGCGCAAATCATCGACACCTACGGCCTGGAGCTGGACGAGTCCATGCTGACCGGCGAATCGCGCACGGTCAAGCACACGCCAGGCGACCAGGTCTACTCGGGCTCCACGGCCGTCTCAGGCATGGCCCTGGCCCAGGTCACCGCTGTGGGCGCCGACTCCTACGCAGCCACGCTGACAGCCAAGGCCAAGGTCTACAAGAAGGTCCGCTCCGACCTGAACGAGGGCATCAACACCATCCTCAAGGTCATGACCGTGGTGGTCATTCCCCTCTGCCTGCTGCTTATCTTTACCCAGATGCGGACCGTCGGCGGCTTCCAGACGGCCCTGGCCACCGGAGCCTGGCGGCAGGCCGTGGTGTCTGCTGTGGCCGGGGTCGTAGGCATGATCCCTGAGGGTCTGGTTCTGCTGACCTCTCTGAACTTCGCCCTGGCTGCCATCCGCCTGGCCCGCCACCAGACCCTGGTCCAGCAGATGGAGTCCGTGGAGACCCTGGCCCGGGTGGACGCCCTGAACTTGGACAAAACCGGCACTATCACCGACGGGGGCATCGTCTATGACGACCTGCATCCGCTGGTCGAGGACTTGCCGGCCCAGCAACTGCGGCAGGCCCTGGTGGACGTCTGCGCGGAGGAGAGCCCCAACGCCACCGGCCGTGCCATCCTCAAGGGGATGGACGACCTGCGCCCCGGCAGGGCCGTCAGCCGCCTGCCTTTCTCCTCGGCCCGCAAGTGGAGCGCCGTGGCCGACCAGTCCGGCAAAATCTGGTACTTCGGCGCTCCGGAGGTGCTCCTGGCATCCCAGGCGGGCAGGTGGCCCCAGGTGGACCAGCAGGTGGCCGACTTGGCCGACCGCGGCTATCGGGTGCTGATGCTGTCCGCCCCCGATGGGTACCCGAGCACTGACCAGCCTGACCACTTCACCAGCAGCCCCGACCTGCCTAGGAACCTGAAGCCCCTAGCCCTGATCACCTGCTCGGAGCACATCCGCGAAGACGCTGCCGAGACCCTGGCCTGGTTCCGCCAACAGGGTGTGCGCTGTCGGGTCATTTCGGGCGACAACCCAGCCACTGTGGCAGCTATCGCCAACAAGGTGGGCCTGACCGGCGACCGTGCCCCCAGGGCCATGGATGCCCGTCAGTTGCCCGAGGACACGGCAGCCTTGGCCGAGGTCCTGGAGGGCGTAGACGTGCTGGGCCGAGTCCTGCCCGACCAGAAGAAGGCCATTGTCCAGGCCCTGCACCTGAAGGGTCACACGGTGGCCATGACCGGCGACGGGGTCAACGACTCCCTGGCTCTGAAGGAGGCGGACCTGGGCATCGCCATGGGCAATGCGGCGGCCGCCACCAAGGCTGTGGCCCAGCTGGTCCTGGTGGATTCGCGTTTCTCCCACCTGCCCGACGTGGTGGC
It encodes the following:
- a CDS encoding class I SAM-dependent RNA methyltransferase; the protein is MTETRVRLRIERYADQGRCVSHLEDGRVVFVRFALPGELVDVLLDEPHGRAGRFATGEVTQVLEASPDRHDPVWPLAGPLAWGGGLGGADLIHVSLPGQLTWKSDLIGQQMARLGGVDAQVSVVRVPGDKELGGLHWRTRIELVADDQGRPSMRRRGSHDRLPIQTMPLATQELLDVADELGIWEGDLPAGARIRLAVPQPRDGGPVGDNYALLVDGRLYEGSRLLTERLEAGAGPEYQVRADGFWQVHRQAPVVLTKAVMDQARQALDGVAEPVIWDLYCGSGLFTLPLAALADGRARLLAVEGSAGAIACAKNNVKRAGLNRVVLRRGDVARVLAGGPPKGLGHPDLILLDPPRAGAKAQVCQLLAASGAGTIIYVACDPTSLARDTATLISLGYSPEHLEAFDIYPMTHHVETMAIFTRTAGRRR
- a CDS encoding HAD-IC family P-type ATPase, which codes for MSTGSEQVPTAGTGFPDTDRPGLSSQEVEQLKAQGLVNVSQNQTSRSLGQIIRDNVFTLFNGIILTAMVVVLLTGQWRDAVFGLIIIINTGIGVATELKAKHTLDGLSILVASDYTVRRDGCNLTVPHDAIVKGDLLWIRSGDQVPADAQIIDTYGLELDESMLTGESRTVKHTPGDQVYSGSTAVSGMALAQVTAVGADSYAATLTAKAKVYKKVRSDLNEGINTILKVMTVVVIPLCLLLIFTQMRTVGGFQTALATGAWRQAVVSAVAGVVGMIPEGLVLLTSLNFALAAIRLARHQTLVQQMESVETLARVDALNLDKTGTITDGGIVYDDLHPLVEDLPAQQLRQALVDVCAEESPNATGRAILKGMDDLRPGRAVSRLPFSSARKWSAVADQSGKIWYFGAPEVLLASQAGRWPQVDQQVADLADRGYRVLMLSAPDGYPSTDQPDHFTSSPDLPRNLKPLALITCSEHIREDAAETLAWFRQQGVRCRVISGDNPATVAAIANKVGLTGDRAPRAMDARQLPEDTAALAEVLEGVDVLGRVLPDQKKAIVQALHLKGHTVAMTGDGVNDSLALKEADLGIAMGNAAAATKAVAQLVLVDSRFSHLPDVVARGRQVMANMERVAGLFLVKTVYSALISLGVVLTGIPFPYLPRHITYIGALTIGTPAFFLALAPNTRRYRPGFLKRVVTFALPSGIATALIVLAAAWSLPGLLGLDLARPGDLGRWRSVCAIVLFCMGVLVLAQVARPLRSWRGLLVLFFAAAGVIGALIPMVAQFFAISLPTGPALVTTVAFALVGALLMVLAVLGYPACARYIRQVTHGR